Within Oceanicoccus sp. KOV_DT_Chl, the genomic segment CTTTAACCTTTATTAGCGCTTCATTAAAGAATTTGTTTCGTGATTCCTTTAAATTTTTCAGCACCTCTGTATTTTCAAATGCTGGAGGGCTATCACTTTCCTTGCCGATATATTTTTCTAGCAGCTCCTTGAAAGGTCGGATGCTTTCTTTGATCGTTGAATACTCAAGTGCAATCTCATCAAAATAATTCTTCTCGTTCACATAAAGCTTTGCCCTGTCTAATATTTTTTTATCATCGTCTGAAATACCTTTCAATCCACCACGAAGTTTTTCTATCTGGGATTTGAAAGATCCAATCTCAATCTCATTTTTCTTCAGATCGGTATAGAGCCCTTTGCTTTTTGCTAGCTTTTGGTAAGCGGATTTAACTCGATCTAAAGCCTCGCCAACCTTTAAATCTATATCCTCGATTTCTTTTGAGATGGGCTGTTCAATAAATCGCTTTAACTCGTCCGATCGAACGGAAATACTGCTTAGTTGTTTCTGACTATAGGCTTGAATGGGTAATAGCTCCTTAATCTGACTTGGTCTGACCGACTCAAATTCACCTTCTCCAATTTTCAGCAGTACATCCTCCGACTTTGGGTTTCTTTTAACTATGTGTCGAGTCCCATTAACTAGGAAGAAAACTCTTACCTCACCATCCACATCTTTGAGAGTTTTGTCTATTAGTGTATTACGTCGCTTTAATATATCGGATTGGACTCCATCTTTTCCAAACCCTTCAGTTTGGTCACATAAAGCCCATCTTAAGTATTCCAATATCGTGGATTTTCCTGTTCCTCTACCTCCAATTATTGAATTAAGTTGTGGGTTTAAGTCCAAATCGAACTTTGACAAAAAAGAGGAGTTAGTGACGTTAATCTTTTCAATGAAAATGTTTGGTAGATCAGGCTCAACCAAACTTATCCTTGACTCTTTCGCGAGACATGCCTGACGCAAAGCCTCTGCCGTTGGCTCACGCCACTTTATCCATGTAGCCGTGTCGAGTTCGGCAAGCGTTTTATCCGCCCTATAGTCAGTTGTTTGTATAACGGCAAGAGATTTAAACCCCCAAGCTTCAACCTCTCCGTTAAGTATCTTGAGGTATCCCTTACCACCACCTTCGAACTTTCCGTCGACATAGCCTCCAACGCTAGGCATTTTGGCATAGGCTTCGTGAAACCCTTCCCTCATCAAAGTCTTGTGGCCGCTTTCCTTTACGTGCGGTAAAAAGATGTATCGACCTTTAACACCGTCAGTTCCATCTAACTTTTTATATATATCGCTAATACTGTTTATGGTATCGCTGGGGATTGCAACTGTTTGGTTGGTCTTTGAATCGGCCCGAGGTGCTTGAGCTAATGAAAGCGATCCAAGAACAGTAGGAAACAACGTTTCCGGGAAATTGGCATCGAGTATTAATAGCCCCTGCATCGGGGGCTGATGAAATGTCAGCTCTATTCCTGGGAAAACCACTAGCTGTTGATGATTGGGAATTAGATTTCCATCTTCGTCCAATTCTGCCTTTGCTGCAGCTTTGATATATTCAAAAAAGACCATGTCATGATGGTCAGTTATAGCTACTGCATTTACTCCAGCCACTCGGCATTCTTTAACGAAGGCTTTTGAGTATGTCTCACGCTCTTCTTCCGTAACACAATTGTTACCTTTCCAATTTCTATCTCTAGGCGAATGAACTTGTAGATCACACTTTTTATAATGATTACCCTGATCCATTTTACTTCCTCTCATCCATCGCTATATTTTGGGGTTATAAAAATTACGATTTCACTTTAAGTGATGTCATGAATTGATTTAGACACATAACGCCGCGCTCTGCGGCAAGTTTGGAGCGCAGCGGAAAACTTGTCCGACAGCAGCGCCTAGTTAAGGGATGATGCTGCTCGAAACACTTTTAAGCTCTTCATTTACAAACTCTACAAATTTATCCCTAGGGCTGGCGAACTCTTCTTCAGAGCATGGCTCTACTAATTTTTGGATATGATATCTAAAAATACCTGTGTTTACCGTATTATGCATACCCATTAAGGCAAGAAGAGAAGATGGGCACTTTGCCTCAAGAAACATATTTTTGTATATAGTGATTTTTTCGTGAGACATGCCTTCATTTATGTTATTTATGAAAGCCTCTAATGCCTTATCACTAGGAGCATCAATAACCTTGATGATTTTATCTCTAAGACCGCAGAGTATAATTATATCTGTGTAGTAATATTTTACTTGAAAACCACTTTCTTCCGTCTCTTCAATTTCGATTAAAATTACCCCACCTTGATATCCAGTTCCTGATGGTGATGACTCAAAGCCTAATTGTTCACAAATATATGGGGCAGGCCTAAGAAGTGTCTTATGAATCGACCATGAATTTGTACTGGTTTTAGCCATTACAGTTTTCAACTGAACTTTCGTTAGTGAGTCTTGATCATCAAAAATGATGTCGAATCCATCTTTATCTACTTCCGGAGTATATATATTTAGAAAGTACTCCCTCTGGGCAGCGGCTAACTTTAGATCGAAAATAAGCTTGTTATTTATTAGTGATTCTTTTGCATGGCTGTTCTTGGGTTCAAAAAGATATTTTTCTAACTTGGTTTTCTCACTCATTACTTGATTACTCTATTCCCTTAACAGTTTATTAATTCGCCATGGGCTATATATCACTTTGGCTCAGTATCTCGGAACTAAAACATTACCACTTAGGATAAATTTTTTTATTCAATATGTTACCAATAGGAGGAAAAACCTGTTGCTGAGATAGTGAGCCTTATCGCTTTATTTTATTTTCCAATTCCTTTCCCTTGATCATAAATCAGTTACTTGTTAAATCAAACACTTAAGGAGAGTTTTCCAGTGATATAAGGCCATAGGCTACTGATCTGGGGTAAAAAGGCTAAAGACGCTTATCACTGCCTACATTGGAGTATGTCTTGAGAAATGGCTGACAAGCTGCTTTGGGTTAGTGGTCAAAGCTACTGGCCCCAGATTTACATTTAGCAGAGGTGCCGGAAAAAGGGGTCGGTGACAAATGATAATTTTTCGTACTACGTTTTGTCACCGACCCCGTTTATTAGTTTATTCCGTTTATTGGAATGAGTATTTTTAAGTTAATTTCCGCCGTCACCCTGCATCAATAACTGTACTCAACTTCCTGGCTGGTCATAATCGCACGCAGGCGATCACTGTCTTCCTTGCCAATCAATTGCTCCATCCGCGGCCAGATATGGTCAACTTCCGGGGATAAATAATTAACCCGAGTCAGAGCATCGCGCAGCGCGCTTCGCTCAGCTTCGCCATCAACCAACCACTCCGAGGGCACCCCACTTTTTATCAACTCAAGGGTACGATCAATATATTGCTCACACGCTTTTTGCAATAACGCAATATTGGAAAAAGGCGTGGTCACCGCCAATGCCCAAGGCTGAAGAATAGACATTTGCAATCGAGGAATAGCCCCCATGCGCGCATCAGTTAAGCTGCGCACTTCATTATTAATATCTTCTAGTGGCAAAAAAACTTGTTGTTGATATTTTAAATTAACTGCGGGATCAACACGGCCCACAACATTCATAAAAAAACCCAAATTCGGTGGGCCATCATGCTTAGGATCAAAGGGGGCATCAACCTCTGGATCATAAAAGACACATTCGGTAACCGCATGGGGAACCAGACTATCGCGTTTGGTAATAATATGCAGCGCGTTCGCCTCCATTCCGACCGGTGCAAAATTAAGCCGAAGGTGAAGCACCTTTAGCACCTCAGGATGATCCGCACCATCGACCACCTGTAGATAACCCAAATCACCAAAGGCAGGGTGAGTATATTTTTTTATCGTTGATTCTTTACTACAACTTAAACCAAGCTGGTTAATTGTTTTCTCAAACAAACCGTCAATATATTCGGCACCAACATTCATTTTTAATGTACTCACAGCTTAACCCTTATTGATTGAAAAGTTTCCAAGACTCGATAACACCAACGTCATTGATAGTATCGCTACTGCCGATTGCTGCCAAGCAGCAGCACCTAATAACTTTACACCAATTCATTTAGTCAGCCCTAGAGAAAATAATTTTTATTTAAAACCTACAATAGCGGCGCATTAAAACGCGCTCATTTGATTCCTTTGGTCCCTTTGATTAAGACTTACAGTAATTTTTTTGCTAAACGGAAGTAATACTATACAAACTAGATTTTCCTAATTTTTTATTCTATATATCTAATCACTCGACCACTGTTTGCATCTATCAGCTGTTGCAGAGCGGCTACAGCATTTTGGTCGTATTGATGCTTATGCGTTTGAGAAAGAATTTCGAGTGCCTTATCCATACCTAGTGCTTTACGGTATGGCCGAGAATTGACTACAGCATCAAAGGTATCGGCAACAGCAAGGATTCTTGCTCCAATACTAATGCTTTCTGCTGATAGGCCATAAGGGTAGCCACTTCCGTCAAGCCTCTCGTGGTGTTGGGCGACCATGTCAGAGATTGGCCAAGGAAATTCAATCCCATGTAGTAGCTCAACCCCTCGTAGCGAATGAGTTTGAATTAGCGAGAATTCTTCTTTGTTTAATCGGCCAGTTTTTGTGAGTAATTCTAATGGAATCACTACTTTGCCAATGTCATGTAAGGTACCTGCAAAGCGAATGCCTTCAACATCAAACATATCAATATCAAGCTCCTGTGCTATCGCCCTTGATATGCCAGACACCGCTCCCTGGTGATCCGCTGTATATGAATCACGAGAACCCATTACTCGAGTTAGAACGGATATAATTTGTAATGCGAATCTATGAGAGTCTACTTCACCTGCTGAATACTTTTTCAAACCAACCTCCCATGTCTACAAAGCTGAATATTGATTATAGTCTAGTAAATATTAGCCACAATGAACTACTCTTAACCTAAATACCATAGCTTATGGGGGTATAAAATGAAGGTAAGTCGCCTGATGTCCAAGACCATTGTTTCGGTAGGAATGGATGACACGCTAAAGGATGTTAAAAATATATTTGATGAACATAAATTTCATCACTTATTAGTGATTGAGAAAAAAAAGCTGTGCGGCATAATATCTGACAGGGATTTATTTAAGGCTATCCCACCTAATATTGATTCTATTAGTGCAACTGCTAAAGACCTGGCTGCGCTTAATAAAAGAGTGCATCAAATTATGACAAGAAATGTTATTTCGCTAAAAGCTGACGCTATGATTAAGGACGCGGTTAATATTTTTAACAACAATGATATTTCCTGTATTCCTATTGTTGATGATTTAGATCAGCCAATAGGTATTCTTTCATGGCGTGATATTATGAAAGCAATGCAAGGTATTGAAAAGTGAGGAGAATGTAGTCGACTTCAGGCAGCTATAGACATACAACAGAGGTTCCTGCCAATAGCGTCCCACTCCACCCAGTTAGATCCTGGCTCGGCGCTTGGCCCACCTCCTTGCAACTCACAGCCTCATGACCTAACGCAAGCTACACCCGACGACATCTGGTTCGGCCATGTGTCGGCTTCGGTTTTCTGAACAGCTCCTCACTCAAAAAACGCTTAATTTTCTTAAACTTTCTTACACCCAAATTGATGTTGCACTGGAGTCATGGCCAAAGCACTCAATATTTAAGGGGGTCGGAAGGAGGTCGGTGACAAATGATAATTGTTCGTACTACATTTTGTCACCGACCCCGTTTATCCGCAACGTGTTGAGCCTAGGGTAGTCAAACGGCGACCAAAACCCTTTAAATTGATGATGAAGCCAAGATCAGAATTAAAGGATGAATTGTACCGAAAAGCGGCTTTGCTTAGTGGCATTCGGGTCAGAGCCCTTTGATTCTTGCATTTAAGGGGTCAGAGCCCTTTGATTAAAGCGGCCCCTCCTAAAGCTTACAAAAACTAACTTGATAGCTGACATTGAGCTGAATTTATATGAATCAACTTCAATGTCGGCTCTATTAAGTAGATTTTATTTGTAAATAGTTGTTTAGAGCTTCCGGCAAGCCTGTTGTCAATAACTATTTTTTATACCCGCCCGGGAGAGACTCCTATCACTCGCTTAAATGCACGAGAAAATGCCGCTTCAGATGTATATCCCAACTCCTCTGCCAAAACGATTAATGGTACGGTCTTTAATTGGAGGCGCTGATGAGCAATTCTCATGCGCCATTCGGTGAGGTAGTACTTCACACTTTTACCTACGAGTTGAGTGAAGCGTGCAGAGAACCCTGAACGCGACATACCGCATTCGTTGGCAAGAGTGTCAACGGTCCAGCGTTGAGAAGGTTTATGGTGAATTGCTCGCAGCGCAATGCCAATGTGCTTATCTCGCAGTGCACCTACCCAGCCTGTGCCCGCTTGAGGTGAGTGTTCCATCCAGTGGCGAATAAGCTGGATCACCAGGATGTCGGCAAGGTGCGTAATGATGGTTTCACCACCCGGCTTGAGAGTACTGGCTTCACAGGCGATAAAGTCCAGTGTACTGCTTAACCAGCTCTCGCAGCTCTCCTCCAATCGATCAACGCATAGCACGGCCGGTAGTTGTTCAATAAGTTGTCTGCCAGCGACCTGATCGAACCCCATAACGCCACAGGTCAGCCGAGTCGTCAGGCCATCACCCTCTATATCCAGTATTTCATAGCGCTCACTGATTTGTCTAAGCCCTGCATCAAAAAGGGGTACCGGAGACAGTTCTGGGTTGCTGCTGATGACATGACCTTTACCATGCGGAATGAGGGCCAGTGATCTTTGCTTTAACAACTGTGCTGGTTGGCCTTCTATCTGAAGCCAGCATTCGCCCTCCGTAATAATGTGGAACATCATTTTGCCGGGTAGAGCGGGCATGGCCAGCGACCAATCCCCGCTCAGGTTCGATTGACAGTACAGGCTGCCGTCCAGCCGGAGTTGGTGCAGGGTTTCACCTAGAGGGTCGTTGGTTTCAGGGAACGGCGGGAGCTTGCCATGTTCATCTCCATCGATAGTAGAAGTCTTTTGGTTAAATCTGGACGAATAATCAATTAATGTGGATATAGAATCATTAAATGACCGGGTTGATTGCAGGATACTAGCTCTGTCGTTGCAAGCGCAACAGTAAATTCTATTGAGGAGTTATCCTATGAAATCACAAACAACATTGATTATCGGTAAGCATGCTAAAACCGGAAGCCGCGTTGAGGCTTTACTGCAAAAGGCGGGCATAACCACACGCGCAGTATCCCGTTCTACTGAACCGGCTTTTGACTGGCAGAAACCTGAAGAGTGGCCATTGGTTATGCAGGGTTGTCAGTCTGCCTACGTTACCTTCCAGCCAGATCTCGCAATCCCGGCTGCACAGGGCTTAATCGCCGAGTTTATCCGCCAGGCCAAAGTAGCTGGGATTAGGCATATCGTGCTGTTGTCCGGACGTGGCGAGGAAGGTGCACAACGGGCTGAAAAGCTATTGATTAATAGCGGGCTTCATTGGAATGTCGTGAGGGCAAGCTGGTTTGCGCAAAACTTCAGTGAGGGATTTCTGGTTGAAGGTATCCTGCAAGGCCAACTGGCATTGCCCGCCGGTGAAGTTCCGGAACCCTTTGTAGATGCAGACGATATAGCCGAAGTAGCCTTCGCCTGCTTAACCCAACCCGAGCTGGCTAATCAGCTGTTTGAGGTTACTGGCCCGGAGTTACTGACCTTTCGGGATTGTGCAGCAATAATCAGCCAGGTCATCAAGCGACCAGTTGCACTTAAACCCATTACCACTGAGTATTTTCTGGAAGGTTTACAGGCCCAAGGTTTACCGGCGGAGATGTTGTGGCTAATGAACGAGTTATTTGACGTCGTGATGGACGGCCGCAATAGTTATATCTCACAAGATGTCGATAAAGCTCTGGGTAGACCAGCCACGAGCTTCCAGCAGTATGTTGCAAAAACCGAGGCAACTGGGGTATGGACCCTGACTGATGATAGTCCTGGCATACTGAAGGAGGCGAGCTAATGATTAGCTGGATTGAGCCAGCACTGTTGCTAGCAGTTTTGAGTACCGGCCTTATGGCTGGTATTTACTTCACCTTTTCGGTGTTTGTGATGAGGGCGCTGAAACGATTGCCAGTTGATGTGGCCATTGCTTGCATGAACTCTATCAATACAGTCATCGTTAAATCCGCTTTTCTGCCCCTGTTCTTCGGTTCCGGTCTACTCGTGCTGCTGTTGATAATAGTCAATGATGGTGGATTGGCATCTGTATGGATAATCAGCGCCAGTGTGATTTACCTGTTGGGTATGCTGGGTTGTACGGTGGTATTCAATGTACCTTTAAATAACCGTTTGCAATCAGTCAATGCTGAAAATAAGGCACTCATCTGGGGCATTATCTTGTTTACTGGACGCGCTGGAATCATCTGCGAACTATCAGCTGTCTGGTAGCCTGTACTTTTTATCTCCTTGCGATCTTTTACTACCAATAGCCCCATTTAAGGGGTCAGAGCCCTTTGATTAGATGCTTGAGAATGTGCGCAATCGACGTCGGCTCTTTCTTGCTGGCGATGGCTCTGACTTGGCTACCGCAGCGCTCGCAGACCTCAATATCGATAGTGAACACTCGCTTGAGGCGCTGCATCCAAGTCATGGCGCGGTGTCGCTCTGCCGGGTTCTTATCAAGCTAATCCGTACCATCGGGTTTCAGGTTTGTTGTTATTTACCACGCTTGGCGGGCGTGACCTGAATGCGGTGCTTGCTGTTTGGCGCAAAAACTCCATGAATATTGTCATATTTAAGGGGGTCGGTGACCAATGATAATTGTTCGTACTACGTTTTGTCACCGACCCCGTTTATTGGACCCCGCTTATTGCCGGCAGGCATCTTTTAGCTTGTTGAGAAAGAAGCGGTAATCGTCTTCTGAGTTGAAGATAGCTTGCCTGCTGTTACCCCTTAGGACAACGTGCTGAGGGTGCCCCGGTAAAACAAAGCGAGGGAGTCTCGTGCCATCGGAAATCCTTTTCCATAGGTTCGAGTTTATGATGGCTGCGATGTTAATGTTTTTGAAGGCGAGACTTAACGGTTGGCGCTATGAATTCGAGTCTGGCCCCAGTTGTTCCGTAATGTCTTTCATTATCGGCGTAAATATCGATTTTCAGGAAAATAGTCACCTTTTCTCATTTTTAGCTTGGTACATTGCTGTATCGGCACTACGGAGGATGTCATCTAAATTTTTGCCGTCGGTAGGCGCAATGGCCAAGCCGATACTGCCGCTAGGTATCAAGTCAATCCCGTCTATCGTAAGCGGTTCGTTCAAGGAGTGTTTAATTTTTTCGGCCACATAATCGATGCT encodes:
- a CDS encoding HD-GYP domain-containing protein: MKKYSAGEVDSHRFALQIISVLTRVMGSRDSYTADHQGAVSGISRAIAQELDIDMFDVEGIRFAGTLHDIGKVVIPLELLTKTGRLNKEEFSLIQTHSLRGVELLHGIEFPWPISDMVAQHHERLDGSGYPYGLSAESISIGARILAVADTFDAVVNSRPYRKALGMDKALEILSQTHKHQYDQNAVAALQQLIDANSGRVIRYIE
- a CDS encoding TrlF family AAA-like ATPase, producing MDQGNHYKKCDLQVHSPRDRNWKGNNCVTEEERETYSKAFVKECRVAGVNAVAITDHHDMVFFEYIKAAAKAELDEDGNLIPNHQQLVVFPGIELTFHQPPMQGLLILDANFPETLFPTVLGSLSLAQAPRADSKTNQTVAIPSDTINSISDIYKKLDGTDGVKGRYIFLPHVKESGHKTLMREGFHEAYAKMPSVGGYVDGKFEGGGKGYLKILNGEVEAWGFKSLAVIQTTDYRADKTLAELDTATWIKWREPTAEALRQACLAKESRISLVEPDLPNIFIEKINVTNSSFLSKFDLDLNPQLNSIIGGRGTGKSTILEYLRWALCDQTEGFGKDGVQSDILKRRNTLIDKTLKDVDGEVRVFFLVNGTRHIVKRNPKSEDVLLKIGEGEFESVRPSQIKELLPIQAYSQKQLSSISVRSDELKRFIEQPISKEIEDIDLKVGEALDRVKSAYQKLAKSKGLYTDLKKNEIEIGSFKSQIEKLRGGLKGISDDDKKILDRAKLYVNEKNYFDEIALEYSTIKESIRPFKELLEKYIGKESDSPPAFENTEVLKNLKESRNKFFNEALIKVKELEQLQSDSTLRYEELHGTWLTVRNAFELEYKKAKDKSTSSQSTLTAIKELEQKIDKLELVIRQKRSLLSEVDMTDEGFDDLYKNYIDLQISKTDKLKESTNVFTRLSDGLIKADFTKTIDVEKMCEEINSVFSAYSLNINKTRTEKLTDLVANSSTPLKKWYEVIYELKALSEFNSAPEVKDELPHTPVLDSSGFSPANRRKISEALASEGLLRLASIKLDFLPKFSYQTNNEMGDEIPFEEASAGQQATALLNVLLNQDGFPLIIDQPEDDIDNRAVEKIIKNLWGSKKKRQIIISSHNANLVVNGDSELVICCDYNETSEQTKGHIKYEGSIDKQEIRNEITSIMEGGERAFKLRKEKYGF
- a CDS encoding NmrA family transcriptional regulator encodes the protein MKSQTTLIIGKHAKTGSRVEALLQKAGITTRAVSRSTEPAFDWQKPEEWPLVMQGCQSAYVTFQPDLAIPAAQGLIAEFIRQAKVAGIRHIVLLSGRGEEGAQRAEKLLINSGLHWNVVRASWFAQNFSEGFLVEGILQGQLALPAGEVPEPFVDADDIAEVAFACLTQPELANQLFEVTGPELLTFRDCAAIISQVIKRPVALKPITTEYFLEGLQAQGLPAEMLWLMNELFDVVMDGRNSYISQDVDKALGRPATSFQQYVAKTEATGVWTLTDDSPGILKEAS
- a CDS encoding DUF1772 domain-containing protein; the protein is MISWIEPALLLAVLSTGLMAGIYFTFSVFVMRALKRLPVDVAIACMNSINTVIVKSAFLPLFFGSGLLVLLLIIVNDGGLASVWIISASVIYLLGMLGCTVVFNVPLNNRLQSVNAENKALIWGIILFTGRAGIICELSAVW
- a CDS encoding CBS domain-containing protein translates to MSKTIVSVGMDDTLKDVKNIFDEHKFHHLLVIEKKKLCGIISDRDLFKAIPPNIDSISATAKDLAALNKRVHQIMTRNVISLKADAMIKDAVNIFNNNDISCIPIVDDLDQPIGILSWRDIMKAMQGIEK
- a CDS encoding AraC family transcriptional regulator, yielding MDGDEHGKLPPFPETNDPLGETLHQLRLDGSLYCQSNLSGDWSLAMPALPGKMMFHIITEGECWLQIEGQPAQLLKQRSLALIPHGKGHVISSNPELSPVPLFDAGLRQISERYEILDIEGDGLTTRLTCGVMGFDQVAGRQLIEQLPAVLCVDRLEESCESWLSSTLDFIACEASTLKPGGETIITHLADILVIQLIRHWMEHSPQAGTGWVGALRDKHIGIALRAIHHKPSQRWTVDTLANECGMSRSGFSARFTQLVGKSVKYYLTEWRMRIAHQRLQLKTVPLIVLAEELGYTSEAAFSRAFKRVIGVSPGRV